The Pelagibacterium nitratireducens genome segment GACCAGGTCACGGTCTGATTTGAAACGCACGACTCCTGCCTCGGTCTGAGCACGCCGCGCGGAGCAAGCTGAACGAAAGTCTATAGCTTTCGTGTTGATGCAGTGGGGCAGCCATGAAATATCCTGAGATTGGAAACTGAATGAAATCGAACCTTAACCGGATAGCTCTGCTTGTTTGTGGCAGCCTGCTTTCCATGCCGATTGGCGCACAGGAAAACCAATCTTCTCCTGATCTGACGGCAGGAGATGGTGTGTTTGAAATATCGGACATATTCGCGCGTGCCACCCTGCCCAATGCGCCTACCGGCGCTGTCTACCTTTCGCTCAGCAATATGGGAGAAGAACCTGACCGATTGGTTTCCGGCACAACGTCCGTGGCAAAAGACGTCCAAATTCACTCTATGACGATGAAGGACGACGTGATGCAAATGCGCCAACTCGTCGACGGAATAGAAATCGCCCCGGGCGAGATCCACACTTTTGAACCAAGCGGGCTGCACATCATGTTGATAGAAGTGCAACAGCCCCTGATCGAAGGGGAAACGTTTATCCTAACACTAGAGTTTGAGCATTCAGGAGAGATCGAGATCGATGTCCCAATTGTCGGCATTGGAGCGCGATCTGCGCCGGACTCGGCCGAGCCCGCAAGATCGGGGCAGTAAAAGATGGAACGCAACGTACTAAAGCCAATTCGTCGTGCCCTTTGGGGTATGGTGCTGTTGGCAACGGCGGCTGGAGGATGGATGTGGTACAGTTCACTGTCTGCACCTGCGCCCCCTTCTGTTACGCAGCGATTGGCTGATGCCCAAGATGGTCAGTATGGAACGGGAGACTACCAATTGGTGACCCATACGGGCCAATCCGTCGATGATTCTATATTTCTCGGAAAGCCATCGCTGGTTTTCTTCGGTTTCACCCACTGCCCTGACGTTTGTCCGACGACCTTGAGCGATATGCAATACTGGCTTTCGAAGCTG includes the following:
- a CDS encoding copper chaperone PCu(A)C, coding for MKSNLNRIALLVCGSLLSMPIGAQENQSSPDLTAGDGVFEISDIFARATLPNAPTGAVYLSLSNMGEEPDRLVSGTTSVAKDVQIHSMTMKDDVMQMRQLVDGIEIAPGEIHTFEPSGLHIMLIEVQQPLIEGETFILTLEFEHSGEIEIDVPIVGIGARSAPDSAEPARSGQ